One Candidatus Poribacteria bacterium genomic region harbors:
- a CDS encoding aldo/keto reductase, with protein METTDFGKTGLKITRLGLGLAEISRQERSKIVAEADRVLNAALDGGINFLDTAACYGRTEEIIGATVAHRREEYILATKCGHTTDDGDRGTPWTEHESWTGPAVSESIDRSLHRLQTDHLDIVQLHSCDVDILEHGEVIEALVQARDAGKTRFIGYSGDNAAARWAVDSGLFDTLQTSFNLVEQHARTKGLFEAAEAQGMGVIIKRPVANGAWGKAHSPYSYADEYFRRAQIMAGMGPLPQAPEDPILLALGFVLAQPEVDTIIVGTHNPSHLSSNIEMVTRQLPISAETVQALHGRFEEVDDRWLQLT; from the coding sequence ATGGAAACGACAGATTTTGGCAAAACAGGTCTCAAAATCACGCGCCTCGGTCTAGGACTTGCGGAGATTTCGCGTCAAGAAAGATCCAAGATCGTTGCGGAGGCTGACCGGGTGCTGAACGCTGCACTTGATGGCGGCATTAATTTCCTCGACACTGCTGCCTGCTACGGCAGAACCGAGGAGATAATCGGTGCGACCGTTGCTCACCGGCGAGAGGAATATATCTTAGCGACGAAGTGTGGTCACACTACCGATGACGGCGACAGGGGCACACCGTGGACGGAACATGAATCGTGGACTGGACCGGCGGTCTCCGAGAGTATTGACCGGAGTTTGCATCGACTGCAGACAGATCACCTAGACATCGTCCAACTCCATTCCTGTGATGTGGATATACTGGAACACGGCGAGGTTATCGAAGCACTGGTTCAGGCAAGGGATGCCGGCAAAACCCGTTTTATCGGCTACAGCGGAGACAATGCGGCTGCCCGTTGGGCGGTAGACAGTGGACTGTTTGACACACTTCAAACTAGCTTTAATCTTGTGGAGCAGCATGCTCGCACCAAGGGATTGTTTGAAGCAGCGGAGGCACAGGGGATGGGGGTTATCATCAAGCGTCCTGTTGCCAATGGAGCGTGGGGCAAAGCGCATAGCCCTTACTCGTATGCGGATGAATACTTTCGGCGGGCACAGATTATGGCGGGAATGGGACCGCTGCCACAGGCACCTGAAGATCCTATCCTGCTGGCATTAGGATTTGTGCTTGCCCAACCCGAAGTCGATACGATCATCGTAGGAACTCACAATCCCTCGCATCTGTCATCGAACATCGAAATGGTGACGCGACAGTTACCGATTTCGGCGGAAACCGTTCAGGCATTACACGGACGCTTTGAAGAGGTAGATGACCGCTGGTTACAACTGACGTGA
- a CDS encoding D-galactonate dehydratase codes for MKITSVEAIPSASPVSNRRGGRSNYVYVKISTDEGIIGWGESTCGPLSVANVVEEIGATLIGKDPFRIEEHWQRLYHLYHNVRGGVIQMAAISGIEIALWDIKGKAFDAPVWQLLGGQMRDRIWTYGRFDG; via the coding sequence ATGAAAATCACAAGCGTTGAAGCAATCCCTAGTGCTTCACCGGTATCCAATAGGCGAGGTGGACGAAGTAACTACGTCTATGTCAAAATTTCGACGGATGAAGGTATCATTGGGTGGGGTGAGTCAACATGCGGTCCCTTGTCTGTTGCAAACGTTGTCGAAGAGATTGGAGCGACGTTGATCGGTAAGGATCCGTTTCGGATTGAGGAACACTGGCAGCGGCTCTATCACCTCTATCACAATGTCCGGGGTGGTGTGATTCAGATGGCAGCGATCAGTGGGATAGAAATCGCTCTCTGGGACATCAAAGGCAAAGCATTTGACGCACCGGTCTGGCAGCTGCTAGGGGGACAGATGCGCGATCGAATCTGGACATACGGTCGCTTCGATGGA